From a region of the Paenibacillus segetis genome:
- a CDS encoding DUF6678 family protein codes for MVLNRNKTRVVEAITERNLISIMNDTKWRELQDEVVNTLLFPPPYQAKYVLEDLLHPEEFEKDVWYWGDWKEGIVPFYNVEWIKVRPRYLKHRGSLVSPELIDITEDFVNILKELSIPYRQDNNTYFIYGYISDASVLTL; via the coding sequence ATGGTACTAAATAGAAACAAAACGAGAGTAGTTGAGGCCATTACTGAAAGAAATTTAATTTCTATCATGAATGATACAAAATGGCGAGAACTCCAAGATGAAGTGGTAAATACTTTGTTGTTTCCCCCACCATACCAAGCCAAATATGTGTTAGAAGATTTATTACACCCAGAAGAATTTGAAAAGGATGTTTGGTATTGGGGGGATTGGAAAGAGGGAATTGTACCATTTTACAATGTGGAGTGGATCAAGGTAAGGCCAAGATATTTAAAACATCGTGGTAGTCTGGTATCACCAGAATTAATTGATATTACAGAGGATTTTGTCAATATATTAAAAGAATTATCTATTCCTTATAGACAAGACAATAATACATATTTTATTTATGGTTATATATCTGATGCAAGCGTATTAACTTTATGA
- a CDS encoding NisI/SpaI family lantibiotic immunity lipoprotein, which translates to MLRVLNSIFGIVLLLVIVSCSATTTEPKEEGINPNSDILAQFSFKNKIYSIEGNMTPAEKIKKEIGKIEKIVVDEIKENGQAKIFDSKIDLLESTKIFSIQDTDKDLVVAIKINDIYYTAIFWGKLD; encoded by the coding sequence ATGTTGAGGGTATTGAACTCAATTTTTGGGATTGTTTTACTGTTAGTTATAGTTTCTTGTTCTGCGACAACGACAGAACCGAAGGAAGAAGGAATTAACCCTAATAGCGATATATTGGCGCAATTTTCCTTTAAGAATAAAATTTACTCTATCGAAGGCAACATGACTCCTGCCGAAAAAATAAAAAAAGAGATTGGGAAGATAGAAAAGATAGTAGTAGATGAGATTAAAGAAAACGGTCAGGCTAAAATATTTGACTCAAAAATAGATCTTTTAGAGAGTACAAAAATATTTTCCATTCAAGATACAGACAAGGATCTTGTGGTTGCCATCAAAATTAATGATATTTATTATACTGCAATTTTTTGGGGGAAATTAGATTAG
- a CDS encoding stalk domain-containing protein, translated as MKNKLMITFCGAMILMVGISVGAFASSQLQEIKAYLNGELKIRVNGEITQMKDAQGNAILPITYEGTTYLPVRAVSNVLDIPVNYDAKAKEVIIGELIDGVAIKQEDFNDTLYSKDPAQTKFNNKDYGEVLFSSSGSNIKYTALSPNGKYQKLILQFAAIDSEVENIEIKDNDKNTLLKKVDGITPASGMQTIEIDITGVNNISINVKQSTDGGFLIPLTTSIYK; from the coding sequence ATGAAGAACAAGTTAATGATTACTTTCTGCGGAGCTATGATTCTTATGGTCGGAATAAGTGTAGGAGCCTTTGCTAGTTCACAACTTCAAGAAATTAAAGCTTATTTAAACGGAGAATTAAAAATTCGAGTTAATGGGGAAATCACTCAAATGAAGGATGCACAAGGGAATGCAATCCTTCCTATTACATACGAAGGTACCACATACTTGCCGGTAAGAGCAGTTTCTAATGTACTGGACATACCGGTCAATTATGACGCGAAAGCAAAAGAAGTCATTATTGGCGAGCTTATAGATGGTGTTGCAATTAAGCAAGAAGATTTTAACGATACATTATATTCCAAGGATCCTGCACAAACAAAATTCAACAACAAAGATTACGGTGAAGTTCTGTTCAGTTCTTCGGGATCAAATATTAAATATACTGCTCTAAGTCCAAATGGCAAATACCAAAAACTGATTTTGCAGTTCGCTGCTATCGATTCGGAAGTCGAAAATATAGAAATTAAGGATAATGATAAGAATACTTTGCTTAAAAAAGTAGATGGGATCACCCCTGCTAGCGGCATGCAGACCATTGAGATAGATATTACTGGAGTAAACAACATCTCTATTAATGTTAAGCAATCCACTGATGGTGGCTTCCTTATTCCTCTTACGACATCTATATACAAGTAG
- a CDS encoding DUF4181 domain-containing protein, whose amino-acid sequence MKINTKLGGELGGSREVYFLTSLALLFGFYAIMEFIFIKETKQYISTTIILIIVLVIMFNLDQFPLLD is encoded by the coding sequence ATGAAAATCAATACAAAATTAGGGGGTGAATTGGGTGGATCTCGTGAAGTTTATTTCTTGACCTCTTTGGCATTATTATTTGGTTTCTATGCAATTATGGAATTTATCTTTATAAAGGAAACAAAGCAGTATATCAGCACAACTATAATTCTAATCATAGTTCTTGTTATTATGTTTAATCTAGATCAGTTTCCTTTGTTGGATTAG
- a CDS encoding GNAT family N-acetyltransferase, giving the protein MHNLILTKFEPSDFNDYYSLVSNEKVMAFITERSTPFEEAQVNFNKLLDRNKKFEQFGSFKVYNNITNEFIGLGSLILNEEKSDEAELGYMLIPEQWGKGYGNIIANILLQRAINTNLKRLVAIIDPNNIPSRKILISKGFTSEKIGEIDGLPGEILSKDLF; this is encoded by the coding sequence ATGCATAATCTTATCTTAACAAAGTTTGAGCCGAGTGATTTTAATGATTACTATTCATTAGTATCAAATGAGAAGGTAATGGCGTTTATCACTGAACGTTCTACTCCTTTTGAAGAAGCGCAAGTAAATTTTAACAAGTTATTGGATCGCAATAAAAAGTTTGAACAATTTGGGTCGTTTAAAGTATATAACAACATTACTAACGAATTTATAGGTCTTGGAAGCTTGATACTTAATGAAGAGAAATCCGATGAAGCAGAGTTAGGTTATATGTTAATTCCAGAGCAATGGGGTAAAGGATACGGTAATATAATTGCTAACATTCTATTACAGAGAGCCATTAATACAAATTTAAAACGGTTAGTAGCTATTATTGATCCCAATAACATACCTTCTAGAAAAATTCTAATAAGTAAGGGGTTTACCTCCGAGAAGATAGGTGAGATCGATGGCCTGCCTGGAGAAATTTTAAGTAAAGATCTATTCTGA
- a CDS encoding GNAT family N-acetyltransferase → MIYIETARLRLRDWEEADLEPFCRLNADEQVMKYFPKTLSAEETNLFYKSIQSEFNECGFGLYAVEVKENKDFIGFIGFHRATFEADFTPCIEIGWRLKKDAWGNGYATEGAAACLQYGFNTLGFDEVYSFTADINAPSKNVMIKIGMRYVKMFVHPKVDEDSPLNKHVLFHVKTKP, encoded by the coding sequence GTGATCTATATTGAAACAGCGAGATTGCGTCTGCGAGATTGGGAAGAAGCTGACTTGGAGCCATTTTGTCGACTCAATGCAGATGAACAAGTTATGAAGTATTTTCCTAAAACCTTATCGGCAGAAGAAACAAACCTATTTTATAAGTCAATTCAATCTGAATTTAATGAATGTGGCTTTGGGTTATATGCTGTAGAAGTTAAGGAAAATAAAGATTTTATAGGGTTTATAGGATTTCATAGGGCAACATTTGAGGCCGACTTTACTCCTTGCATCGAAATTGGTTGGCGACTAAAAAAAGATGCATGGGGGAACGGATATGCAACTGAAGGAGCGGCAGCGTGTTTACAATATGGATTTAACACCTTGGGTTTTGATGAAGTGTATAGTTTTACAGCCGATATTAATGCACCTTCAAAAAATGTGATGATAAAAATCGGTATGAGATATGTAAAAATGTTCGTTCACCCGAAAGTTGACGAAGATAGCCCATTAAACAAACATGTTCTTTTTCATGTAAAAACAAAGCCATAA
- a CDS encoding aminoglycoside phosphotransferase family protein encodes MTEHEEVLSGGNINNVVKVGETVRRNAQPNPYVHKLLKHLEKVGYPHSPRYMGIDVKGREILSYLEGVVPGNDYPEIDRYMWSDEVLAELAKLLRNFHDATIGFISSTQSINEYPEPSLHEVICHNDVALYNVVFKEQHPVGIIDFDMAGPGPRIWDIVYTLYTCVPLSTFSPGEDDRVVEDYNQKSHAATRKRRIEIFFNSYGIQVPSDLKQWVISRINFMCTTLSDRAEAGDTAFIRLVEEGHLAHYVNEIEFLEQHFNDWWGTH; translated from the coding sequence TTGACGGAGCACGAGGAAGTCCTTTCTGGAGGAAATATTAATAACGTAGTTAAGGTAGGAGAGACAGTCCGACGTAATGCTCAGCCAAATCCGTATGTACATAAATTGCTTAAACACCTTGAAAAAGTTGGCTATCCCCACTCTCCTAGATACATGGGTATAGACGTGAAGGGGAGAGAAATCCTTTCTTACCTTGAAGGTGTAGTTCCAGGGAACGATTACCCTGAAATTGATAGATATATGTGGTCTGACGAGGTCTTAGCCGAGCTGGCTAAACTCTTAAGAAACTTTCACGATGCAACTATAGGCTTTATATCATCTACACAGTCAATTAATGAGTATCCTGAGCCTTCATTACATGAGGTTATCTGTCATAACGATGTTGCATTGTATAACGTTGTGTTTAAAGAACAACATCCTGTAGGTATTATTGATTTTGATATGGCGGGGCCAGGACCACGTATTTGGGATATTGTTTACACATTGTATACATGTGTTCCACTTTCAACATTTTCTCCAGGAGAAGATGATAGAGTAGTTGAGGATTACAATCAAAAGAGTCATGCAGCTACGCGAAAGAGACGTATTGAGATATTTTTCAATTCTTACGGTATCCAAGTGCCAAGTGATCTTAAGCAGTGGGTAATTTCTCGTATCAATTTTATGTGTACTACACTATCCGACAGAGCTGAAGCTGGAGACACTGCGTTTATAAGGCTAGTTGAAGAAGGTCATTTAGCTCATTACGTGAATGAGATTGAATTTCTTGAACAGCATTTTAATGACTGGTGGGGTACTCACTGA